A single window of Syntrophotalea acetylenica DNA harbors:
- the ybgF gene encoding tol-pal system protein YbgF translates to MFRFATLLMLGSLLCGGCATSTAPGDDPINTAARRRMDVLENHLAEMFRRLDSLEHTLTDQQQQLATLQAAVSAQKVTPAGENASLSEPVEATGTAVIGASAPETYLKAFGDYASGRYPQAIEGFRSFLQLFPANNYAGNAQYWLGECFYRLGRYDRAVQEYRKVVDNYPLSGKAPDALLHMAPALRQLNQYEQARQVLQTLRQRYPNSAAARKALAGS, encoded by the coding sequence ATGTTTCGATTCGCAACCCTTCTGATGCTTGGCAGCCTGCTCTGCGGTGGCTGCGCCACGTCCACGGCACCGGGCGACGACCCCATCAATACAGCCGCTCGACGGCGCATGGACGTACTGGAAAACCATCTTGCCGAGATGTTCCGGCGTCTTGACAGCCTCGAGCACACCCTGACCGACCAGCAGCAGCAGTTGGCAACCCTGCAGGCTGCCGTATCGGCACAAAAAGTCACCCCTGCCGGGGAAAACGCCAGTCTTTCCGAACCGGTTGAGGCAACCGGAACCGCTGTCATCGGCGCATCGGCGCCGGAAACCTATCTCAAGGCTTTTGGCGATTACGCATCAGGCCGCTACCCGCAGGCCATTGAAGGCTTCCGGTCTTTTCTGCAGCTGTTCCCCGCCAACAATTATGCCGGCAATGCTCAATATTGGCTCGGAGAATGCTTCTACAGATTGGGTCGATACGACCGTGCCGTTCAGGAATACCGCAAAGTCGTCGACAATTATCCGTTGAGCGGCAAGGCTCCGGACGCCTTGCTGCACATGGCTCCGGCGCTGCGCCAGCTCAATCAGTACGAACAGGCGCGGCAGGTTCTGCAGACCCTTCGGCAACGCTACCCCAACAGCGCCGCCGCACGCAAAGCCCTGGCCGGATCCTGA
- a CDS encoding NUDIX hydrolase: MNQRNKPVFAGRIFSVALEDHRLPDGRMATFEMVRHPGGAAALPVLDDGRIILIRQFRPAADGTIWEIPAGRLEAGEDPVDCIRRELQEEIGYRAASIRPLVNMLSAVGFCDERVYLYLATDLTPVPSALEEDEFIHPVVMTLKEALRLLDGGAILDAKTQLALLLAARLF, encoded by the coding sequence ATGAATCAGCGAAACAAACCGGTATTTGCGGGCCGGATCTTTTCCGTAGCGCTGGAGGACCATCGGCTGCCGGATGGCCGGATGGCGACTTTTGAAATGGTTCGCCACCCGGGAGGGGCGGCGGCCCTGCCGGTTCTGGATGACGGACGTATCATTTTGATCCGCCAGTTTCGTCCGGCGGCGGATGGCACGATCTGGGAAATCCCGGCAGGTCGACTGGAAGCTGGAGAAGATCCGGTCGATTGTATTCGCCGGGAACTGCAGGAAGAGATCGGTTACCGGGCAGCCTCCATAAGGCCTCTTGTTAATATGCTCTCCGCCGTCGGTTTTTGTGATGAGCGGGTTTATCTGTATCTGGCAACGGACCTGACGCCGGTGCCGAGCGCTCTGGAGGAGGATGAGTTCATCCATCCCGTCGTCATGACTCTGAAAGAGGCCTTGCGTTTGCTTGACGGCGGTGCGATTCTGGATGCCAAGACGCAACTGGCCCTGCTGTTGGCTGCCAGGCTTTTTTGA
- a CDS encoding diacylglycerol/lipid kinase family protein gives MKIKLIANPIAGGSAQNQIARAVTCLQQRGAIVDLTLTGARGDAQRAAAAARTVGFDRVCAAGGDGTLNEVINGLAPSDIPLCFIPLGTTNVFALETGIPFEVERACNLVIDGGPRRVCLGQADGQRFLLMAGIGLDAEVVRGVNLRLKRQLGKAAYVLGGLISLFRYRPRPLEVVTESGLRRQAYGVIISNCRLYGGRFVVSAGASLFENTLSVCLLRSGSRLGMLRTIGKIAAARPLCSKEAIQLQAREIVVTGGPAPVQVDGDYLGELPCVFRAVFGELRMVLPVRGGE, from the coding sequence ATGAAAATCAAGCTGATAGCCAATCCGATTGCGGGCGGTAGCGCGCAAAATCAGATCGCCCGGGCCGTCACCTGTTTGCAGCAGCGGGGTGCAATTGTCGATCTCACCCTGACCGGAGCGCGCGGTGATGCCCAACGGGCGGCCGCCGCGGCGCGGACCGTCGGATTCGACCGGGTCTGCGCCGCCGGTGGAGACGGCACGCTCAACGAAGTCATCAACGGCCTGGCGCCGAGTGACATCCCTCTGTGCTTTATCCCGCTGGGGACCACCAATGTCTTTGCTCTGGAAACGGGGATACCCTTCGAGGTGGAGCGGGCCTGCAATCTGGTGATCGATGGCGGCCCCCGGCGTGTCTGTCTGGGGCAGGCGGATGGCCAGCGCTTTTTGCTCATGGCGGGGATCGGTTTGGACGCGGAGGTGGTGCGGGGGGTCAACCTGCGTCTGAAGCGACAGCTGGGCAAGGCGGCTTATGTGCTCGGCGGGTTGATTAGCCTGTTTCGCTATCGGCCCCGGCCTTTGGAGGTTGTCACCGAGTCCGGGCTGCGGCGGCAGGCTTACGGCGTCATCATCAGCAACTGCCGCCTTTATGGCGGGCGCTTTGTGGTCAGCGCCGGTGCATCGCTGTTCGAAAACACCCTCAGTGTTTGTCTGTTGCGGTCCGGTTCGCGACTGGGTATGTTACGCACCATCGGCAAAATTGCCGCAGCTCGTCCGTTGTGCTCCAAAGAGGCGATTCAGCTGCAGGCGCGCGAGATTGTCGTAACCGGGGGGCCTGCCCCCGTGCAGGTGGATGGTGATTATCTGGGCGAGTTGCCATGCGTGTTCCGGGCTGTTTTCGGGGAACTGCGGATGGTGCTGCCGGTGCGGGGTGGGGAATGA
- the nudC gene encoding NAD(+) diphosphatase — protein sequence MPDVAVAGTRAFARWSGGLPVTGLGSLYSRRSVIPRGLAHQIRHWESNSRVCSRCGNSMLRLPGEWGKRCCGCGALHFPHIHPCAITLVRRPGEVLLTRKAEWPDGHYSLVAGFVNFGECLEEAAVREITEETGVRVKNLRYVGSQCWPFPSQMMAGFVADYESGELVVDYSELADARWFSVKALPKLPPRRSISRFILDHYLHM from the coding sequence ATGCCGGATGTTGCCGTGGCCGGAACAAGAGCTTTTGCCCGATGGTCTGGAGGCTTGCCAGTTACGGGATTGGGGAGCTTGTATTCCCGTCGATCTGTTATCCCTCGGGGGCTGGCGCACCAGATCCGGCACTGGGAGTCGAACAGCCGGGTCTGCAGCCGGTGCGGCAATTCCATGCTACGGTTGCCGGGCGAGTGGGGCAAACGCTGCTGCGGTTGTGGCGCCCTGCATTTTCCTCACATTCACCCCTGCGCCATTACGCTGGTGCGCCGACCTGGAGAAGTGCTGCTGACACGCAAAGCCGAGTGGCCTGACGGGCATTACAGTCTGGTGGCGGGTTTCGTCAATTTCGGTGAATGTCTGGAGGAGGCGGCGGTTCGGGAGATTACTGAAGAAACCGGGGTGCGGGTCAAAAATCTGCGTTATGTCGGCAGTCAGTGCTGGCCTTTCCCCAGCCAGATGATGGCCGGATTCGTTGCGGATTATGAAAGCGGCGAACTGGTTGTCGATTACAGCGAACTGGCCGATGCCCGCTGGTTTTCCGTTAAGGCACTCCCGAAACTGCCGCCGCGGCGCAGCATCTCACGATTTATCCTTGATCACTATCTGCACATGTGA
- a CDS encoding peptidase U32 family protein: protein MRCLPELLAPAGNLEKLETALLYGADAVYLGGEQFGLRAQADNFDLEQLSRARELTLRKNRRMYLTLNAYLLPGETEACAAYIDALRSLDIDAYIVADPGVLALVKAGDPEREIHLSTQANTTNAEAVRFWVGAGVKRVNLARELSLEEIRAIRAATDAALEVFVHGAMCVAWSGRCLLSAALTGRDANRGLCTQPCRWSYALVEKTRPGRYMPIEENGRGSYILNSRDLCLLEQLPLLVNAGVDSLKIEGRMKSRYYVAAVTRVYRAALDRYLEDPSAWQCDPVWREELESVSHRPYGTGFLLGRDDAQLHAEHGGYIRHCDFVGEVVSTAADGCGEIVGRNRFFPGETLELIGPGMRQNRFVVGQPMDMAGLPVAVVQPNARVVLALPEGARGGDLLRRNRPAQDASHP, encoded by the coding sequence ATGAGATGTTTGCCTGAGCTGCTGGCGCCTGCCGGCAATCTTGAAAAACTGGAAACCGCCCTGTTGTACGGGGCCGATGCCGTCTATCTGGGAGGCGAGCAGTTTGGGCTGCGGGCCCAGGCGGACAATTTCGATCTGGAGCAATTGTCGCGGGCCAGGGAGTTGACTCTGCGTAAGAACCGGCGCATGTATCTGACCCTGAATGCCTATCTTTTACCCGGGGAAACGGAGGCCTGCGCAGCTTACATCGATGCCTTGCGGAGCCTTGATATCGACGCCTACATCGTAGCTGATCCCGGTGTTCTGGCCCTTGTAAAAGCTGGTGATCCTGAAAGGGAAATCCACCTTTCAACCCAGGCAAACACGACCAATGCCGAAGCGGTGCGTTTCTGGGTCGGTGCCGGGGTGAAGCGCGTCAATCTGGCGCGGGAACTCAGCCTGGAGGAAATCCGTGCGATACGTGCCGCTACCGATGCCGCTCTGGAGGTTTTTGTGCACGGCGCCATGTGTGTCGCCTGGTCGGGCCGCTGCCTGCTGTCGGCGGCGCTGACCGGTCGCGATGCCAATCGCGGGCTCTGCACGCAACCCTGCCGCTGGAGTTATGCGCTGGTGGAAAAGACCCGGCCAGGGCGGTATATGCCCATCGAGGAAAACGGCCGCGGCAGTTATATCCTTAACAGCCGTGATCTCTGCCTGCTCGAACAGCTGCCCCTGCTGGTGAACGCCGGCGTTGACAGCCTCAAGATCGAGGGGCGCATGAAAAGCCGTTATTATGTTGCTGCCGTCACCCGGGTATATCGGGCAGCGCTTGACCGCTATCTGGAAGACCCATCCGCGTGGCAATGCGATCCTGTGTGGCGCGAGGAACTGGAAAGTGTCAGTCACCGACCCTATGGCACAGGTTTTCTTCTGGGCCGCGACGATGCGCAGTTGCACGCCGAACATGGCGGTTATATCCGTCATTGCGATTTTGTCGGGGAGGTCGTGTCTACCGCGGCGGATGGTTGCGGCGAGATCGTGGGCCGCAACCGGTTCTTTCCCGGCGAGACGCTGGAACTCATCGGCCCGGGCATGCGTCAGAACCGCTTTGTCGTCGGGCAGCCGATGGATATGGCAGGCCTGCCCGTAGCGGTCGTGCAGCCCAATGCCAGGGTTGTGCTCGCTCTTCCGGAAGGGGCCCGGGGAGGGGATTTGTTGCGCCGCAACAGGCCGGCGCAGGATGCGTCACATCCATAA